One window of Cellulomonas shaoxiangyii genomic DNA carries:
- the rpe gene encoding ribulose-phosphate 3-epimerase, giving the protein MAPVQINPSILSADFVNLERDLQAIATADHVHVDVMDQHFVPNLTLGLPVVRRIAEVSPVPLDVHLMIEDADRWAPQYAEAGAASVTFHAEATQAPVRLARELRAGGVRACVALRPATPVEPFLDLLAEVDMVLVMTVEPGFGGQSFIEGTLPKIRRTRQAITAAGLPTWIQVDGGVTRDTVARIARAGANVFVAGSAVYGADDVAAEIATLRRLAEAPPLEA; this is encoded by the coding sequence GTGGCGCCCGTGCAGATCAACCCGAGCATCCTGTCCGCCGACTTCGTCAACCTCGAGCGGGACCTGCAGGCGATCGCGACCGCCGACCACGTGCACGTCGACGTCATGGACCAGCACTTCGTGCCGAACCTGACGCTCGGCCTGCCGGTCGTCCGGCGCATCGCCGAGGTCAGCCCCGTCCCGCTCGACGTGCACCTGATGATCGAGGACGCCGACCGCTGGGCGCCGCAGTACGCCGAGGCCGGCGCGGCGTCGGTCACGTTCCACGCCGAGGCGACCCAGGCGCCCGTCCGGCTCGCCCGCGAGCTGCGGGCCGGCGGTGTGCGGGCGTGCGTCGCGCTGCGCCCGGCGACCCCGGTCGAGCCCTTCCTCGACCTGCTCGCGGAGGTCGACATGGTGCTCGTCATGACCGTCGAGCCGGGCTTCGGCGGGCAGTCCTTCATCGAGGGCACGCTGCCCAAGATCCGGCGCACGCGGCAGGCGATCACCGCGGCCGGCCTGCCGACGTGGATCCAGGTGGACGGCGGCGTGACGCGCGACACGGTCGCGCGGATCGCGCGCGCGGGCGCGAACGTCTTCGTCGCGGGGTCCGCCGTCTACGGCGCCGACGAC